The Halobacterium sp. CBA1132 genome has a segment encoding these proteins:
- a CDS encoding MATE family efflux transporter: MVPNPFSRLLREIGLALARLGLVSEERALRTSELAWPRIVTGVARMSKSAADVAMVGVALGSSAIAGVGFAGPFWGAAFSLGGGLAAGTIALVSQRFSAEAYDELGQAIRSSALLVFATTLPVAALFYLFPVELIDLLTDDPVAVAYGADYLRVLAFGVPFAGLNLVGSRALIGADDSWTAMVLRAGGAVVNIGLNAVFIFALGWGVAGAALGTVVSNVVIVAAFVVGITRGRLPLVGAFPVTVSPFGGYWDRETCRDVVSIGLPVVGRNSVWTGARFPLLAFVGMLGSEVVAAYVVTRRIWGIMNAPGWGFGLAASSLVGQELGHGDESTAEAYGREIVLFSVATYALFAALVAVFARDIVVLFVEDPSSASVHIAVGMVYAAALAIIPQGVTAAVAGALDATGDTRWPFYSKALGMFGLAIPLVYLGATTSLGLWGIYLAFFAETLTPAFINYYRFATGKWKAISRGYRPEAATDD; encoded by the coding sequence GTGGTCCCGAACCCGTTCAGTCGACTCCTCCGCGAAATCGGGCTGGCGCTGGCGCGACTCGGACTCGTCTCCGAGGAGCGCGCGCTCCGCACGTCGGAACTGGCGTGGCCGCGCATCGTCACCGGCGTCGCGCGCATGTCCAAGAGCGCCGCCGACGTCGCGATGGTCGGCGTCGCTCTCGGCAGTTCCGCCATCGCCGGCGTCGGGTTCGCGGGGCCGTTCTGGGGCGCCGCGTTCAGCCTCGGTGGCGGCCTCGCGGCCGGAACCATCGCGCTCGTCTCCCAGCGGTTCAGCGCCGAAGCCTACGACGAACTCGGGCAGGCCATCCGGTCGAGCGCGCTGCTGGTGTTCGCGACGACGCTCCCCGTGGCGGCGCTGTTCTACCTGTTCCCCGTCGAACTCATCGACCTGCTGACCGACGACCCGGTCGCCGTCGCGTACGGCGCCGACTACCTCCGCGTGCTCGCGTTCGGCGTGCCGTTCGCCGGCCTCAACCTCGTCGGTAGTCGCGCGCTCATCGGCGCCGACGACTCGTGGACCGCGATGGTGTTGCGCGCGGGCGGCGCCGTCGTCAACATCGGGCTGAACGCGGTGTTCATCTTCGCGCTCGGGTGGGGCGTCGCGGGCGCCGCGCTCGGCACCGTCGTCAGCAACGTGGTCATCGTCGCGGCGTTCGTCGTCGGCATCACCCGGGGCCGCCTCCCGCTCGTCGGCGCGTTCCCCGTCACCGTCTCGCCGTTCGGCGGCTACTGGGACCGCGAGACGTGTCGCGACGTCGTCAGCATCGGCCTGCCCGTCGTCGGCCGGAACTCCGTCTGGACGGGCGCGCGCTTCCCGCTGCTCGCGTTCGTCGGCATGCTCGGCTCCGAAGTGGTCGCGGCGTACGTCGTCACGCGACGCATCTGGGGCATCATGAACGCGCCCGGCTGGGGATTCGGGCTCGCGGCGTCCAGCCTCGTCGGTCAAGAACTCGGCCACGGTGACGAGTCCACCGCGGAAGCCTACGGCCGCGAAATCGTCCTGTTCTCGGTCGCCACGTACGCGCTGTTCGCCGCGCTCGTGGCGGTCTTCGCGCGCGACATCGTCGTGCTGTTCGTCGAGGACCCCAGCTCTGCGAGCGTCCACATCGCCGTCGGAATGGTGTACGCGGCCGCGCTCGCCATCATCCCGCAGGGTGTCACCGCGGCCGTCGCGGGCGCGCTTGACGCGACGGGCGACACCCGGTGGCCGTTCTACAGCAAGGCGTTGGGGATGTTCGGGCTCGCCATCCCGCTGGTCTACCTCGGCGCCACCACGTCGCTGGGCCTCTGGGGCATCTACCTCGCGTTCTTCGCGGAGACGCTCACGCCCGCGTTCATCAACTACTACCGCTTCGCGACCGGGAAGTGGAAGGCGATTAGTCGCGGGTATCGGCCGGAAGCCGCGACCGACGACTGA
- a CDS encoding Xaa-Pro peptidase family protein, whose translation MSAFEARTRRCQQRLRERDASGAVLFPSPNCYYLAGFREEPGERHLFLFVPADGDPAFVAPELYDEQLREATWVADVRTWADGEDPTELVAETASDLGMTDGELLVDPTMWARFTQDLRAALPDATWGLADDVLAPLRVRKDDAELDALGRAADAADAAIQDVRNLGADAVGMTERDLAAFVEDRLAAHGGDGTSFETIVGSGPNGAKPHHHRSEREIRRGDPVVLDFGTRVDGYPSDQTRTVVFAGDPPEEFERVHDVVREAQQAAVDAVEPGVPAEDVDAAAREVIENAGYGDQFVHRTGHGVGLDVHEEPYIVDGNDRPLEAGMVFSVEPGVYLDGEFGVRIEDLVAVTDDGCRRLNDTPRGWRP comes from the coding sequence ATGTCAGCGTTCGAAGCGCGCACCCGGCGTTGCCAGCAGCGACTCCGGGAGCGCGACGCCAGCGGCGCCGTCCTGTTCCCGAGTCCGAACTGCTACTACCTCGCCGGCTTCCGCGAGGAGCCGGGCGAGCGCCACCTCTTCCTGTTTGTGCCCGCGGACGGCGACCCGGCGTTCGTCGCGCCCGAGCTGTACGACGAACAGCTCCGCGAGGCGACGTGGGTCGCTGATGTTCGGACGTGGGCGGACGGCGAGGATCCGACCGAGTTGGTCGCCGAGACCGCCAGCGACCTCGGGATGACCGACGGCGAACTGCTCGTGGACCCGACGATGTGGGCGCGGTTCACGCAGGACCTCCGCGCGGCGCTCCCGGACGCGACGTGGGGGCTCGCGGACGACGTGCTCGCGCCGCTGCGCGTGCGGAAAGACGACGCCGAGTTGGACGCGCTCGGTCGCGCAGCCGACGCCGCGGACGCCGCGATTCAGGACGTCCGCAACCTCGGCGCGGATGCGGTCGGGATGACCGAGCGCGACCTCGCGGCGTTCGTGGAGGACCGTCTCGCCGCGCACGGCGGCGACGGCACGTCGTTCGAGACAATCGTCGGGAGCGGCCCGAACGGCGCGAAACCTCACCACCACCGCTCCGAGCGCGAGATTCGCCGCGGCGACCCCGTGGTGTTGGACTTCGGGACGCGCGTCGACGGCTACCCGAGCGACCAGACGCGCACGGTCGTGTTCGCGGGTGACCCCCCGGAGGAGTTCGAGCGCGTCCACGACGTCGTCCGCGAAGCACAGCAGGCCGCGGTCGACGCGGTCGAACCGGGCGTCCCCGCCGAGGACGTGGACGCCGCCGCGCGCGAGGTCATCGAGAACGCCGGCTACGGCGACCAGTTCGTCCACCGCACGGGCCACGGCGTCGGCCTCGACGTCCACGAGGAGCCGTACATCGTCGACGGCAACGACCGCCCGCTGGAGGCGGGCATGGTGTTCTCTGTCGAGCCGGGTGTCTACCTCGACGGCGAGTTCGGCGTGCGCATCGAGGACCTCGTCGCGGTCACCGACGACGGCTGCCGGCGCCTCAACGACACGCCGCGGGGCTGGCGGCCGTAG
- a CDS encoding cold-shock protein has translation MAEGKVDFFNDTGGYGFISTDSDDVDDDEDVFFHMEDVGGPDLEEGQEVEFDIESSPKGPRATNLVRN, from the coding sequence ATGGCAGAAGGCAAGGTTGACTTCTTCAACGACACTGGCGGCTACGGTTTCATTTCGACTGACAGCGACGACGTGGACGACGACGAGGACGTGTTCTTCCACATGGAGGACGTCGGCGGTCCGGACCTCGAAGAGGGTCAGGAAGTCGAGTTCGACATCGAATCGTCCCCCAAGGGCCCGCGCGCGACGAACCTCGTCCGCAACTAA
- a CDS encoding helix-turn-helix domain-containing protein, whose amino-acid sequence MSGSDTPLDGAPLDPDGSLDDSLPPAEAFALLGNETRITILQELWLAPDQPVAFSDLRKRVGMSDSAQFNYHLSKLTDHFVRQVEGGYEFQYAGEKVVRAILAGTFTERVELEFPVTGECFDCGGSLEAAYADERLTVRCADCESVYGRYAFPPGGLRDRSTTEIEAAFDQRVRHLHCLAADGVCPECGGRVDTDIVPDEEGVLGLDVSVDHTCGQCQHTISSPVGLSLLDNSSVVAFHADHGVELDTRKHWTLPWCVTDASTTYEADPTRVSVTIALDDEAMDVTLDGDLRVVDIERRCADSSDDAGRVSAD is encoded by the coding sequence ATGAGCGGCTCCGACACCCCCCTCGACGGCGCGCCCCTCGACCCGGACGGCAGCCTCGACGACAGTCTGCCGCCCGCCGAGGCGTTCGCGTTGTTGGGCAACGAGACCCGAATCACTATCCTCCAAGAGCTGTGGCTGGCGCCCGACCAGCCGGTCGCGTTCTCGGACCTCCGCAAGCGCGTCGGGATGAGTGACAGCGCGCAGTTCAACTACCACCTCTCGAAACTCACCGACCACTTCGTGCGGCAGGTCGAAGGTGGCTACGAGTTCCAGTACGCCGGCGAGAAAGTCGTCCGCGCCATCCTCGCGGGGACGTTCACCGAGCGAGTCGAACTGGAGTTCCCCGTGACCGGCGAGTGCTTCGACTGCGGCGGCAGCCTCGAAGCCGCGTACGCCGACGAGCGCCTCACCGTCCGGTGTGCGGACTGCGAGAGCGTCTACGGTCGGTACGCGTTCCCGCCGGGCGGGCTGCGCGACCGCTCGACGACCGAGATCGAGGCGGCGTTCGACCAGCGCGTGCGCCACCTGCACTGTCTGGCCGCGGACGGCGTCTGCCCGGAGTGCGGCGGCCGCGTGGACACCGACATCGTCCCCGACGAGGAGGGCGTGCTCGGACTGGACGTGAGCGTCGACCACACGTGCGGGCAGTGCCAGCACACCATCTCCTCGCCGGTCGGGCTGTCGCTGCTGGACAACTCCAGCGTCGTGGCGTTCCACGCCGACCACGGCGTCGAACTGGACACCCGCAAGCACTGGACGCTCCCGTGGTGCGTGACCGACGCGTCGACGACGTACGAGGCGGACCCGACGCGAGTCTCGGTGACGATTGCACTGGACGACGAAGCGATGGACGTCACGCTCGACGGCGACCTCCGCGTCGTCGACATCGAGCGCCGCTGCGCGGACAGCAGCGACGACGCCGGCCGCGTCTCCGCGGACTGA
- a CDS encoding YbhB/YbcL family Raf kinase inhibitor-like protein, with protein sequence MSLSVSSPAFDDGARIPEKYGHDAANVNPPLSVAGVPDDAESLALVVDDPDAREPAGKVWDHWTVWNVPPSVDEIPENWDASADGATEGTNDFDERGYGGPAPPDREHTYQFKLYALDTELDLPESAGREDVEAAVEGHVLDDALLEGTYAP encoded by the coding sequence GTGAGTCTGTCCGTGTCCAGCCCGGCGTTCGACGACGGCGCCCGGATTCCCGAGAAGTACGGCCACGACGCCGCGAACGTCAACCCGCCGCTGTCGGTGGCGGGCGTCCCCGACGACGCGGAGTCGCTGGCGCTCGTCGTGGACGACCCGGACGCCCGCGAGCCGGCGGGGAAGGTCTGGGACCACTGGACGGTGTGGAACGTCCCGCCGAGCGTCGATGAAATCCCCGAGAACTGGGATGCGAGCGCCGACGGCGCCACCGAGGGGACGAACGACTTCGACGAGCGCGGGTACGGCGGGCCGGCGCCGCCGGACCGCGAACACACGTATCAGTTCAAGCTGTACGCGCTCGACACGGAACTCGACCTGCCCGAGTCGGCGGGCCGCGAGGACGTCGAAGCCGCAGTCGAGGGCCACGTCCTCGACGACGCGCTCCTCGAAGGGACGTACGCGCCCTGA
- a CDS encoding DUF6663 family protein — MESTTESTFRVLGAAPEHADDLLLLDRADYEPVRVAADGYDDLADAVDALRPGYLVDATLTWSDGDARFAALDVRKRTLFTYADAVTGLFEAALETMEQARQEGDGVQGRPTFSADGEPNGAVYAFAQQPGERDVFEEIRTGALPLEPLVDRLDEDADDEHEVFVFRPLEHDFVIVYLVAHKDSVLADTVRDTYDCPRPSEA; from the coding sequence ATGGAGAGTACGACGGAGAGCACGTTCCGCGTGCTCGGCGCCGCCCCCGAGCACGCCGACGACCTCCTGTTGCTCGACCGGGCCGACTACGAGCCAGTCCGCGTGGCCGCCGACGGCTACGACGACCTCGCCGACGCAGTCGACGCGCTCCGGCCGGGCTACCTCGTCGACGCGACGCTGACGTGGAGCGACGGTGACGCGCGCTTCGCCGCCCTCGACGTCCGCAAGCGCACGCTGTTCACGTACGCCGACGCCGTCACGGGCCTGTTCGAGGCCGCGCTCGAAACGATGGAGCAAGCCCGACAGGAGGGCGACGGCGTGCAGGGCCGCCCGACGTTCAGCGCGGACGGCGAACCGAACGGCGCGGTGTACGCGTTCGCCCAACAGCCCGGAGAGCGCGACGTCTTCGAGGAGATTCGGACGGGAGCGCTCCCGCTGGAACCGCTCGTCGACCGCCTCGACGAGGACGCGGACGACGAGCACGAGGTGTTCGTCTTCCGGCCGCTCGAACACGACTTCGTCATCGTCTATCTCGTTGCCCACAAGGACTCGGTGCTGGCAGACACCGTTCGGGACACCTACGACTGCCCGCGTCCCAGCGAAGCCTGA
- a CDS encoding metal-dependent hydrolase, giving the protein MYRSGHYGVALLAYAPVLYVLGSLGRVVAAAAGLALVLALTPLPDADHDVPLISHRGVTHTLLFAGVVGVVVGGAAWVLTGPTGLGIASERAVELTVGAGAAAALAILAHLLADALTPMGVAALWPVSGKRYSLGLTPADSTVWNVGLFALGVFATAAAVVLATPLA; this is encoded by the coding sequence GTGTACCGGAGTGGCCACTACGGCGTCGCGCTACTCGCGTACGCGCCAGTGCTGTACGTCTTGGGTTCGCTCGGTCGCGTCGTCGCGGCCGCAGCGGGGCTGGCGCTCGTGCTCGCGTTGACGCCGCTGCCCGACGCCGACCACGACGTTCCACTGATTTCGCACCGCGGCGTCACGCACACGCTGCTGTTCGCGGGCGTCGTCGGTGTCGTCGTCGGCGGCGCGGCGTGGGTGCTCACCGGCCCCACGGGACTGGGGATTGCGTCCGAGCGAGCAGTCGAACTCACCGTGGGTGCGGGCGCCGCGGCGGCGCTCGCGATTCTCGCGCACCTGCTGGCGGACGCGCTCACGCCGATGGGCGTCGCGGCGCTGTGGCCGGTGTCGGGCAAGCGCTACTCGCTGGGGTTGACGCCCGCCGACAGCACCGTCTGGAACGTCGGCCTGTTCGCCCTCGGCGTGTTCGCGACGGCGGCCGCCGTGGTGCTGGCGACGCCCCTCGCCTGA
- a CDS encoding carbohydrate kinase family protein, with translation MDLAARLADAPSPTMTLLPDGSVDRRYGVLDRENAPASREAFVEQLSGGQRSFVTEHRGVEPGGQAVNAAIQARELGADVDLYGHLDHEVFGVLDADTASMGAPASVNVYEFEDSAVMFTTESADIRSWTYDDLAAAGGDAALDADAVVWTNWASFPNATDALLRAADRPGDGGVFVLDPGGVTARTAAERAAFVDALGALADRYSVVVSANAEELGSIASTVGVEGSVVEQVRELRDLAGITGVVMHGERRAVAGTRGGVVNVPNFELAGVSRFTGGGDRFSGALGFARACGWAWEPSLWLANACASYYIGTGLTGDRTAIGTYSAETTALAGESRND, from the coding sequence ATGGACTTGGCAGCGCGCCTCGCCGACGCGCCGTCGCCGACGATGACGCTGCTTCCCGACGGGAGCGTCGACCGCCGGTACGGTGTGCTCGACCGCGAGAACGCCCCCGCGAGCCGTGAGGCGTTCGTCGAGCAGTTGTCGGGCGGCCAGCGGTCGTTCGTCACGGAGCACCGTGGCGTCGAACCCGGCGGGCAGGCGGTCAACGCCGCGATACAGGCCCGGGAACTCGGCGCGGACGTCGACCTGTACGGCCACCTCGACCACGAGGTGTTCGGCGTGCTCGACGCCGACACCGCGTCGATGGGCGCGCCCGCGTCCGTGAACGTCTACGAGTTCGAGGACTCGGCGGTCATGTTTACGACGGAGTCGGCGGACATCCGGTCGTGGACGTACGACGACCTCGCGGCGGCGGGCGGCGACGCGGCCCTGGACGCGGACGCGGTCGTGTGGACGAACTGGGCGTCGTTCCCGAACGCCACGGACGCGCTCTTGCGCGCCGCCGACCGCCCCGGCGATGGCGGCGTGTTCGTCCTCGACCCGGGCGGTGTCACGGCGCGAACGGCGGCGGAGCGCGCGGCGTTCGTGGACGCGCTGGGCGCGCTCGCGGACCGCTACAGCGTGGTGGTGAGCGCGAACGCCGAGGAGCTCGGGTCGATAGCGTCGACGGTCGGCGTCGAGGGGAGCGTCGTCGAGCAGGTCCGAGAACTCCGCGACCTCGCGGGAATCACCGGCGTCGTGATGCACGGGGAGCGCCGCGCGGTCGCGGGAACACGTGGCGGCGTCGTGAACGTGCCGAACTTCGAGTTGGCCGGCGTCTCCCGGTTCACTGGGGGCGGCGACCGCTTCTCGGGGGCACTCGGGTTCGCGCGGGCCTGCGGGTGGGCGTGGGAGCCGTCGCTATGGCTCGCGAACGCGTGTGCGTCCTACTACATCGGGACGGGACTGACCGGTGACCGCACCGCAATCGGGACGTACAGCGCGGAGACGACCGCGCTGGCGGGGGAGAGCCGCAACGATTAA
- a CDS encoding phosphoglycolate phosphatase, which translates to MVAPLAVDIDGTLSRPDRSIDSRVLDVLREWDAPVVIATGKALPYPVALCQFVGVAERVIAENGGVAYVDDELFYFGDRDAAADVREAFADAGFDLGWGESDLVNRWRETELAVNRERPLDVLTDLADEHGLSVVDTGFAYHVKATEPSKGDALNVVAEELGYEPGDFAAVGDSANDVELFEAAGESYAVANADDAARSAAGVVLDESYADGFLAATRRIRGE; encoded by the coding sequence ATGGTCGCGCCGCTCGCCGTCGACATCGACGGCACGCTGAGTCGCCCGGACCGGTCCATCGACAGCCGCGTGCTGGACGTGCTTCGGGAGTGGGACGCGCCGGTCGTGATTGCGACCGGGAAGGCGCTGCCGTACCCGGTCGCGCTCTGCCAGTTCGTCGGCGTCGCGGAGCGCGTCATCGCGGAGAACGGCGGCGTCGCGTACGTCGACGACGAACTGTTCTACTTCGGTGACAGGGACGCCGCCGCGGACGTGCGCGAGGCGTTCGCGGACGCGGGCTTCGACCTCGGCTGGGGGGAGTCGGACCTCGTGAACCGCTGGCGGGAGACCGAACTCGCGGTCAACCGCGAGCGTCCGCTGGACGTGCTCACCGACCTCGCCGACGAGCACGGCCTGAGCGTCGTGGACACGGGGTTCGCGTACCACGTGAAGGCCACCGAACCGAGCAAGGGCGACGCGCTGAACGTGGTCGCCGAGGAACTCGGCTACGAACCGGGGGACTTCGCCGCAGTCGGCGACTCCGCGAACGACGTGGAACTGTTCGAAGCGGCGGGCGAGTCGTACGCCGTGGCGAACGCCGACGACGCCGCCCGCAGCGCCGCCGGGGTGGTGCTCGACGAGTCCTACGCCGACGGCTTCCTCGCGGCGACGCGGCGCATCCGCGGCGAGTAG